In a single window of the candidate division WOR-3 bacterium genome:
- the coaBC gene encoding bifunctional phosphopantothenoylcysteine decarboxylase/phosphopantothenate--cysteine ligase CoaBC produces MKIILGITGSIAAFKSIELGRLLLKKGHRVIPVLTKSALNFVTPLSLTSLLKEKVYYDMFELEENEIPLHIKLSRECDLIAVIPASFNFISKVSLGLADDLLSLLFHSAIVPKVVAPCMHPTLYENEILQKHILNLLNMGVYVIEPIEGQMSDLTEGKGRLKEPEELLEEIEKVIEIKNKLKGKKILLTFGRTEEEIDDVRVITNKSSGKMGFSLYKVLKIKGAKLKVIAGKTDFEVPSDFIKANSTIDFLKILTEELKKESYDALIMCAALSDFKPKEKFKGKIKKNIEKLNLELEKNVDVLREISKLKNKTKFIGFALEEKPDIEVAYNKLKEKNLDLIILNTIQTISSDFIDLKIITKDKKVFDFGNIPKVKGAFEIVKKISEII; encoded by the coding sequence TTGAAAATAATATTAGGTATAACCGGAAGTATTGCAGCTTTTAAATCAATAGAACTTGGAAGACTTTTATTAAAAAAAGGACACAGAGTAATCCCAGTTTTAACAAAAAGTGCACTTAATTTTGTCACCCCCCTATCCCTTACTTCTCTTTTAAAGGAAAAAGTTTATTATGATATGTTTGAACTTGAAGAAAATGAAATTCCCTTACATATAAAATTGTCAAGGGAATGTGATTTAATCGCTGTTATTCCTGCTTCTTTTAATTTCATATCAAAAGTTTCTCTTGGTCTCGCCGATGACCTTTTATCCCTTTTATTTCATTCTGCAATTGTGCCTAAGGTAGTTGCTCCCTGTATGCATCCCACTCTTTATGAAAATGAAATTCTTCAAAAACATATTTTAAATCTTTTAAATATGGGAGTTTATGTTATTGAACCCATTGAAGGCCAGATGTCAGACTTAACCGAAGGAAAAGGAAGACTCAAAGAACCAGAAGAGCTGTTAGAAGAAATCGAAAAAGTTATTGAAATTAAAAATAAACTAAAGGGTAAAAAAATTTTATTAACCTTTGGAAGAACAGAAGAAGAAATAGACGATGTGAGGGTTATTACAAATAAATCTTCTGGTAAAATGGGTTTTTCCCTTTATAAAGTTTTAAAAATAAAAGGAGCAAAATTAAAAGTTATAGCAGGTAAAACAGATTTTGAAGTTCCATCAGATTTTATAAAGGCAAATAGTACTATAGATTTCTTAAAAATACTCACGGAAGAACTTAAAAAAGAAAGTTATGATGCCCTTATAATGTGTGCTGCTTTATCTGATTTTAAACCCAAAGAAAAATTTAAAGGTAAAATAAAGAAAAATATAGAAAAATTGAATTTGGAACTTGAGAAAAATGTGGATGTTTTAAGAGAAATTTCAAAGTTAAAAAATAAAACAAAATTTATCGGTTTTGCACTTGAAGAAAAGCCTGATATTGAAGTTGCTTACAATAAACTGAAAGAAAAGAATCTTGATTTAATAATTTTAAATACAATTCAAACCATTTCCTCGGATTTTATTGATCTTAAAATTATAACAAAAGACAAGAAGGTATTTGATTTTGGAAATATTCCAAAAGTTAAAGGAGCTTTTGAAATTGTTAAAAAAATTTCAGAGATTATTTAA
- a CDS encoding TIGR00282 family metallophosphoesterase yields the protein MDTLNILFIGDIVGKAGRIALKKFVPLIKKNFKIKFVIANIENAAHGNGITEKIYNEIVNCGVDCLTSGNHIWDRKEVLRWIDIKENILRPLNYPDTVPGRGFAKFNIYGIELYVVNLMGRVFMNPLDCPFRKLDEVLKKIKLPIIVDFHAEATSEKLAFGLYADGRVSAVIGTHTHIQTSDNVILPKGTGYITDVGMTGSFDSIIGGEKEPIIERFLTGIPYAFEPAKLNEGLDACLIEIRRDNFMCHRINRIQIRKINNEFLLKIESSDYNYNVIKLREG from the coding sequence ATGGATACCCTTAATATACTTTTTATAGGTGATATTGTAGGTAAGGCAGGAAGAATTGCATTAAAAAAATTTGTCCCTCTTATAAAAAAAAATTTCAAAATCAAATTTGTTATTGCAAATATTGAAAATGCTGCCCATGGAAATGGAATTACAGAAAAGATTTATAATGAGATAGTAAATTGTGGAGTAGATTGCCTTACAAGTGGCAATCATATATGGGATAGAAAAGAGGTTTTGAGATGGATAGATATAAAGGAAAATATTTTAAGACCGCTCAATTATCCTGATACAGTCCCAGGAAGAGGGTTTGCAAAATTCAACATATACGGAATTGAACTTTATGTGGTAAATTTAATGGGAAGAGTTTTTATGAATCCCCTTGATTGTCCTTTCAGAAAACTTGATGAAGTTTTAAAAAAAATTAAATTACCCATTATAGTGGATTTTCATGCTGAAGCAACCTCTGAAAAACTTGCCTTTGGACTTTATGCAGATGGAAGGGTGAGTGCTGTTATAGGAACACATACCCATATTCAAACTTCTGATAATGTTATTTTACCAAAGGGAACAGGATATATAACCGATGTTGGTATGACAGGAAGTTTTGATTCTATAATTGGCGGGGAAAAAGAACCAATTATAGAGAGGTTTTTGACAGGTATCCCCTATGCCTTTGAGCCTGCCAAATTAAATGAAGGTCTTGATGCTTGTTTAATTGAAATAAGAAGGGATAATTTTATGTGCCATAGAATAAATAGAATTCAGATAAGAAAAATAAACAATGAGTTTTTACTCAAAATTGAATCTTCGGATTATAATTATAATGTTATAAAATTAAGGGAGGGATAA
- a CDS encoding LapA family protein produces the protein MQNAEERVNLYLLKYSFNDIPLFWVIFFSFLAGSIFVILLAIYQEIKFRWRLFRKNIEISNLKKEINDLRRMIAEETGYKEVSPEESEKRENFSEEE, from the coding sequence TTGCAAAATGCTGAGGAGAGAGTTAATTTATACCTTTTAAAGTATTCCTTTAATGATATTCCCCTCTTCTGGGTAATTTTCTTTTCCTTTCTTGCTGGTTCTATTTTTGTTATTCTTCTTGCAATTTACCAGGAGATAAAATTCAGATGGCGACTTTTTAGAAAGAATATTGAAATAAGTAATTTAAAAAAGGAAATAAATGATTTGAGGAGAATGATCGCTGAAGAAACAGGTTATAAAGAAGTAAGCCCAGAAGAATCTGAAAAAAGAGAAAATTTTTCTGAAGAGGAATAA
- the nadC gene encoding carboxylating nicotinate-nucleotide diphosphorylase — MKKIYNFIGREELLKIVKNALKEDIGKRDITSELIFKNNEKARFYLISKNKGIFCGTEIFNLVFKVLNKNIKIEWFKNDGEFIKNMEKVAKLEGEIKSILKGERVALNFISHLSGISTQVYNLKKIGGDLIIRDTRKTIPLLRKLQKYAVYVGGGKNHRMTLSDGIMIKDNHKKLKGLKEILEIVKEKKLEKNTILEVENIKELKLALQYGIKYIILDNMKIKEIKEALKLKDNKTFFEASGNINFKNIKKYKNLGIDAVSCGFLTHSVKSFDFSLEAEEVLIG, encoded by the coding sequence ATGAAGAAAATTTATAATTTTATTGGAAGAGAAGAACTTTTAAAAATTGTAAAAAATGCATTAAAGGAGGATATAGGAAAAAGAGATATTACAAGTGAATTAATTTTTAAAAATAATGAAAAGGCAAGATTCTATTTGATCTCAAAAAATAAAGGAATATTCTGTGGCACAGAAATTTTTAATCTTGTTTTTAAAGTTTTAAATAAAAATATTAAAATTGAATGGTTCAAAAATGATGGAGAGTTTATAAAAAATATGGAGAAAGTTGCTAAGTTAGAGGGAGAAATAAAATCAATATTAAAAGGAGAAAGGGTTGCTTTGAATTTTATTTCTCATCTTTCAGGAATTTCAACCCAGGTTTATAATTTAAAAAAGATAGGGGGAGATTTAATAATCAGGGATACAAGAAAAACAATTCCTCTTTTAAGAAAACTTCAAAAATATGCAGTTTATGTTGGAGGAGGTAAAAATCACAGAATGACCCTTTCAGATGGAATTATGATAAAGGATAATCATAAAAAATTAAAAGGCTTAAAAGAAATTTTAGAAATTGTAAAAGAAAAAAAACTTGAAAAAAATACAATTTTAGAAGTAGAAAATATAAAAGAATTAAAACTCGCCCTTCAATACGGAATAAAATACATCATCCTTGATAATATGAAAATTAAGGAGATAAAAGAAGCCCTTAAATTAAAAGATAATAAAACCTTTTTCGAAGCAAGCGGTAATATAAATTTTAAAAATATTAAAAAATATAAAAATCTTGGAATAGATGCAGTTTCATGTGGTTTTTTAACCCATTCTGTTAAAAGTTTTGATTTTTCTCTTGAAGCAGAGGAGGTTCTAATTGGATAA
- the cdd gene encoding cytidine deaminase: protein MKKIQEEIFKLYKLACNVRKKAYAPYSNFKVGAVLKTKKGKIYTGSNVENSSFGLTVCAERIAIFKAVNDGIREFDFIAICADKEVFPCGACLQVMNEFSPEMKIILKVNKKIKAYKLKELLPFGFDKNFFL, encoded by the coding sequence ATGAAAAAAATTCAAGAGGAAATCTTTAAACTTTATAAATTGGCTTGTAATGTAAGGAAAAAAGCTTATGCTCCTTATTCAAATTTCAAGGTTGGTGCGGTTTTGAAAACTAAAAAGGGGAAAATATATACGGGTTCAAATGTTGAAAATTCTTCCTTTGGTTTAACTGTATGTGCTGAAAGAATCGCCATTTTTAAAGCTGTAAATGATGGAATAAGGGAATTTGATTTTATAGCAATATGTGCAGATAAGGAAGTTTTTCCCTGTGGAGCTTGTCTACAAGTTATGAATGAATTCTCTCCTGAAATGAAAATAATATTAAAAGTAAATAAAAAAATAAAAGCTTATAAATTAAAGGAACTTTTGCCTTTTGGTTTTGATAAAAATTTTTTCTTATAA
- a CDS encoding fumarate hydratase: MKEIKYEKIVEEVKNMCIKATNELKPDVVEALKKAYEKEESDFGKEILFQILKNIEVAKEDSKPLCQDTGFAVLFVEIGEDVKIEGGSLKDALIEGIRRGYTEGYLRKSIVEDPLRRKNTGDNTPPVIHFDIVKGDKLRIVLEPKGGGSENMSAFKMLLPGEGKEGIKKFVIETVKKAGSNPCPPIVVGVGIGGTFEYCAFLAKKATIRPLGQRHPDPFYAQFEEELLEEINKLGIGPMGLGGRITALDVHIETYPCHITSLPVAVNIQCHSDRREEVIL, encoded by the coding sequence ATGAAGGAAATAAAATATGAAAAAATTGTAGAAGAAGTCAAAAATATGTGCATAAAGGCAACCAATGAACTTAAACCAGATGTGGTAGAAGCATTAAAAAAAGCCTATGAAAAAGAAGAATCCGATTTCGGTAAAGAAATATTATTCCAGATATTAAAAAATATTGAAGTAGCAAAAGAGGATTCAAAACCCCTATGTCAGGACACAGGTTTTGCAGTTTTATTTGTAGAAATCGGTGAAGATGTTAAAATTGAAGGAGGTTCGCTAAAAGATGCTCTTATTGAAGGTATAAGGAGAGGTTATACTGAGGGTTATTTAAGAAAATCAATTGTTGAAGACCCTTTAAGAAGAAAAAATACAGGAGACAATACTCCCCCTGTTATTCATTTTGATATTGTTAAAGGAGATAAACTAAGAATAGTCCTTGAACCAAAAGGTGGTGGAAGTGAAAATATGAGTGCCTTTAAAATGCTTCTTCCTGGAGAAGGAAAAGAAGGTATAAAAAAATTTGTAATTGAAACAGTAAAAAAAGCTGGCTCAAATCCATGTCCCCCTATTGTTGTAGGCGTTGGTATAGGAGGAACCTTTGAGTATTGCGCTTTTCTTGCTAAAAAAGCTACCATAAGGCCACTTGGCCAAAGGCATCCTGATCCCTTTTATGCACAATTTGAAGAAGAATTGCTTGAAGAGATTAATAAACTGGGAATAGGACCTATGGGACTCGGAGGCAGAATAACAGCCCTTGATGTTCATATTGAAACTTATCCGTGCCACATTACTTCTTTACCAGTAGCAGTAAATATACAATGCCATTCAGACAGAAGAGAGGAAGTTATTCTTTAG
- the nadA gene encoding quinolinate synthase NadA, giving the protein MDKETKEKIEKILELKEKKNALILAHNYQIPEIQDIADFVGDSLGLSQRAKEADKPLIVFCGVLFMAETAKILNPDKKVLIPDLEAGCSLVNSITLEELKKWKEKHKDAVVVGYINTSAEVKAECDYICTSSNAVKVIEAIPEDKEILFLPDMFLGFYVQSKTKRKNIHIWPGECHVHAAIRLEDIKKAHSEHKNAELLIHPECGCSTSCMFLVQDGTIRGEILSTSGMIKYAKNSNSQEFVVATEIGILHPLRKSLPNKSFYPVSENAICEYMKKITVDKLLKSLEEEIYEVIVPEEIVEKARKSIERMLSIC; this is encoded by the coding sequence TTGGATAAAGAAACAAAGGAAAAAATTGAAAAGATACTTGAGTTAAAGGAGAAAAAGAATGCTTTGATTCTTGCTCATAATTATCAAATTCCTGAAATTCAGGATATTGCAGACTTTGTTGGAGATTCTTTAGGACTTTCTCAAAGGGCAAAGGAAGCTGATAAACCCTTAATAGTTTTCTGTGGTGTTCTTTTTATGGCAGAAACAGCCAAAATTTTGAATCCTGACAAAAAGGTTCTTATTCCGGATTTAGAGGCAGGTTGTTCACTTGTTAATAGTATAACACTTGAAGAATTAAAAAAATGGAAGGAAAAACATAAAGATGCTGTGGTTGTTGGTTATATAAACACTTCTGCGGAAGTTAAGGCAGAGTGCGATTATATATGTACTTCAAGTAATGCAGTAAAAGTTATAGAGGCAATTCCAGAGGATAAAGAAATCCTCTTTTTACCTGATATGTTTCTTGGTTTTTATGTTCAATCAAAAACTAAAAGAAAAAATATTCATATATGGCCTGGAGAATGTCATGTTCATGCTGCAATTAGGCTTGAGGATATAAAAAAAGCCCATTCTGAACACAAAAATGCAGAACTTTTAATACATCCCGAATGTGGATGTTCAACTTCTTGTATGTTTCTTGTTCAAGACGGAACAATAAGAGGTGAAATTTTATCAACAAGTGGAATGATAAAATATGCAAAAAATTCTAATTCTCAAGAGTTTGTTGTTGCAACAGAAATAGGAATTTTGCACCCTTTAAGAAAATCATTGCCCAATAAAAGTTTTTATCCTGTAAGTGAGAATGCAATTTGTGAATATATGAAAAAAATTACAGTTGATAAATTATTAAAGAGTCTTGAAGAGGAAATATATGAAGTTATTGTTCCGGAAGAAATTGTGGAGAAGGCACGAAAGAGTATAGAGAGAATGCTTTCAATATGTTAA
- the uvrA gene encoding excinuclease ABC subunit UvrA: MKSEYIKVYGAREHNLKNINVFIPKNKFVVITGISGSGKSSLAFDTLYAEGQRRYLESLSSYARQFIGKIEKPDVDFIEGLSPAIAIEQRKVQKNPRSTVATVTEIYDYLRLLFARIGVPYCPECGIKLSKSTVDEIVDVILKRKNHKVIILSPLVKGRKGEYKNLFERLRKQGWSRVRVNGSIYELNEVPELDKNKKHNIELIIDRLIIKEDARSRIAESIENAFKYGEGRVIVYYLDDDKEEIFSESLKCPKCDYSLPELEPRLFSFNSPYGACKECHGLGFKSEIDPELIINPYISILEGAIRPIGEPYGSLYYKLSNLARRFRTSLDKPWKDLPEDFKKRVLFGDEDYYDFEGIIPFLLRKFEETESDYVLEEIEKYIVKKTCPECKGARLNKSALSVKIKDKNIYDLTKIDVKSAKEFFENLDLSERERLIAERIIKEIYARLCFLDDVGLYYLTLDRTMESLSGGEEQRVRLATQIGSGLTGVLYVLDEPSIGLHPRDNEKLINTLLKLRDLGNTVLVVEHDELTIKLADHIIDLGPGAGEDGGYVVAQGRVEDVMNSPNSITGKYLKGELKIEIPEKRREPSDRWLILEGARGFNLKNITLKIPLGLFVCITGVSGSGKSTLIIETLYKALRRMLYNSPEIPAPYDSIKGIRNIDKVINIDQSPIGRTPRSNPATYTGLFTPIRELFASLPESKMRGYKPGRFSFNVKGGRCEACEGQGYNIIDMLFLPSVHVPCEVCKGKRYSRETLEIRYKGKNIAEVLNMSVKEAYEFFENIPQVKRKLELLMNVGLSYIKLGQPATTLSGGEAQRIKLAKELSKVATGKTLYILDEPTTGLHLDDIKKLLNVLKLLVNKGNTVIVIEHQLDVIKSADWIIDLGPEGGDKGGYIIVEGPPEKVAMCEESYTGKFLRKILKIEEKVKL; encoded by the coding sequence ATGAAAAGTGAATATATAAAGGTTTACGGTGCTCGGGAACATAATCTAAAAAACATTAATGTGTTTATTCCAAAAAATAAATTTGTTGTAATTACAGGGATTTCAGGATCCGGAAAATCCTCCCTTGCCTTTGATACATTGTATGCGGAAGGTCAGAGAAGATACCTTGAATCCTTATCCTCTTATGCAAGACAGTTTATAGGTAAGATTGAAAAACCAGATGTAGATTTCATAGAAGGTCTTTCACCAGCCATTGCAATAGAACAGAGAAAGGTTCAAAAAAATCCAAGATCAACTGTAGCCACAGTTACAGAAATATACGATTATCTGAGACTTTTATTTGCAAGGATAGGAGTTCCTTATTGCCCTGAATGTGGAATAAAACTCTCTAAAAGCACAGTTGATGAAATAGTTGATGTTATATTAAAAAGAAAAAATCATAAGGTAATTATACTTAGTCCTCTTGTCAAGGGAAGAAAAGGTGAGTATAAAAATTTGTTTGAAAGATTAAGAAAACAGGGTTGGTCAAGGGTCAGGGTAAATGGTTCTATATACGAATTAAACGAAGTTCCAGAACTTGATAAAAACAAAAAACATAACATTGAACTTATTATTGACAGATTAATTATTAAAGAAGATGCAAGATCAAGAATTGCAGAATCCATAGAGAATGCTTTCAAATACGGTGAAGGAAGGGTAATTGTATATTATTTAGATGATGATAAAGAAGAAATATTTTCAGAGTCCCTCAAATGTCCTAAATGTGATTATTCTCTTCCGGAACTTGAACCAAGACTATTTTCTTTTAATTCACCTTATGGTGCCTGTAAGGAGTGTCACGGATTAGGTTTTAAAAGCGAAATTGATCCTGAACTTATAATAAATCCCTATATTTCAATACTTGAAGGCGCGATAAGACCAATAGGTGAACCTTATGGTTCCCTTTATTATAAACTTTCTAATCTTGCCAGAAGATTTAGAACTTCTCTTGATAAACCATGGAAAGATTTACCAGAAGATTTTAAGAAAAGAGTTCTTTTTGGTGATGAAGATTACTATGATTTTGAAGGCATAATTCCCTTTCTTTTAAGGAAATTTGAAGAAACAGAATCTGATTATGTTTTAGAGGAAATTGAAAAATATATTGTAAAAAAAACATGCCCTGAATGTAAGGGAGCAAGGTTGAATAAAAGTGCCCTCTCTGTAAAAATTAAGGATAAGAATATTTACGATTTAACTAAAATTGATGTAAAAAGTGCAAAGGAATTTTTTGAGAATTTAGATTTAAGTGAAAGAGAAAGGTTGATTGCAGAAAGGATAATAAAGGAAATATATGCAAGATTATGTTTTCTTGATGATGTTGGACTTTATTACCTTACACTCGACAGAACTATGGAGAGTCTATCAGGAGGAGAAGAGCAGAGGGTAAGACTTGCTACACAGATAGGAAGTGGTTTAACAGGTGTTTTATATGTTCTTGATGAACCTTCTATAGGTCTTCATCCAAGGGATAATGAAAAACTTATAAATACTCTTTTAAAGTTAAGGGATTTAGGTAATACAGTTTTAGTTGTAGAACATGACGAACTCACTATAAAACTTGCTGACCATATAATTGATCTTGGTCCTGGAGCAGGTGAGGATGGGGGTTATGTAGTTGCCCAAGGTAGAGTTGAAGATGTAATGAATTCTCCTAATTCAATAACTGGAAAATATTTAAAGGGAGAGTTAAAGATAGAAATTCCTGAAAAAAGAAGAGAACCAAGCGATAGGTGGCTCATTCTTGAAGGGGCAAGGGGATTTAATTTAAAAAATATCACTTTAAAGATACCTCTTGGACTTTTTGTATGTATAACTGGGGTATCAGGTTCAGGAAAAAGTACGCTTATTATTGAAACTCTTTATAAGGCACTTAGAAGAATGCTCTATAACTCACCTGAAATTCCTGCACCCTATGATTCAATAAAAGGAATAAGAAACATTGATAAGGTTATAAACATTGATCAATCACCCATAGGTAGGACTCCAAGATCAAATCCAGCAACCTATACAGGTCTCTTTACACCAATAAGAGAACTTTTTGCCTCTCTTCCTGAAAGTAAAATGAGGGGATATAAACCAGGTAGATTTTCTTTTAATGTTAAAGGTGGAAGGTGCGAAGCCTGCGAGGGTCAGGGTTACAATATTATTGACATGCTTTTTTTACCCAGTGTCCATGTTCCCTGTGAAGTTTGTAAAGGGAAAAGATATAGTAGAGAAACTCTTGAAATAAGGTATAAAGGGAAAAATATAGCAGAAGTCCTTAATATGTCTGTTAAAGAAGCTTACGAATTTTTTGAAAATATTCCCCAGGTCAAAAGAAAACTGGAACTTTTAATGAATGTCGGGCTTTCCTATATTAAATTAGGACAACCTGCAACAACTCTTTCAGGAGGGGAAGCTCAGAGAATAAAACTTGCAAAAGAATTATCAAAAGTAGCTACTGGAAAAACTCTTTACATTCTTGATGAACCAACAACCGGTCTTCATCTTGATGATATAAAAAAACTTCTCAATGTTTTAAAGCTACTTGTCAATAAAGGCAACACTGTAATTGTAATTGAACACCAACTTGATGTCATAAAATCAGCTGACTGGATAATTGACCTTGGACCAGAAGGAGGGGATAAAGGCGGCTACATTATAGTAGAAGGTCCACCCGAAAAAGTCGCAATGTGTGAGGAATCTTACACAGGTAAATTTTTAAGAAAAATTCTGAAAATTGAAGAAAAAGTAAAATTATGA
- a CDS encoding uracil-DNA glycosylase has translation MKISAYDIFFYLKELIGEKEIILEKDNLKVEEVLKRLEKRVSKCKRCPLHKTRTNTVFGDGNPFTGFVFVGEAPGQEEDKKGIPFVGKAGKKLNEIMKKAGIRREGVYIMNTIKCRPPMNRDPEENELKMCFPFLEKQIEIIKPRVIVALGRYASYVLTGKKISVKKERGLVYDYKNIKVVITLHPSRILKNPEEEELLLRDLILAKNIYMNGYP, from the coding sequence ATGAAAATAAGTGCTTATGATATTTTTTTCTATTTAAAAGAATTAATTGGTGAAAAAGAAATAATACTCGAAAAAGATAATCTGAAAGTAGAGGAAGTCTTAAAAAGATTGGAAAAAAGGGTTTCTAAATGTAAAAGATGTCCCTTACATAAAACAAGAACTAATACAGTTTTTGGAGATGGAAATCCTTTTACAGGATTTGTTTTTGTTGGAGAAGCACCGGGTCAGGAAGAGGATAAAAAGGGTATTCCCTTTGTTGGAAAAGCTGGTAAAAAATTAAATGAAATAATGAAAAAAGCAGGAATAAGAAGAGAAGGAGTTTATATAATGAATACAATAAAGTGTAGGCCACCAATGAACAGAGATCCTGAAGAAAATGAGTTAAAAATGTGTTTTCCCTTTTTAGAAAAACAGATTGAAATAATAAAGCCAAGGGTGATAGTGGCACTGGGAAGATATGCCTCCTATGTATTAACAGGTAAAAAAATCTCAGTAAAAAAAGAAAGAGGTCTTGTATATGATTATAAAAACATTAAAGTTGTGATAACTCTTCACCCTTCAAGAATTTTAAAAAATCCAGAAGAAGAAGAACTTCTTTTAAGAGACCTTATTTTGGCAAAAAATATTTATATGAATGGATACCCTTAA